A region of Halalkaliarchaeum desulfuricum DNA encodes the following proteins:
- a CDS encoding proteasome assembly chaperone family protein: MAHVRILENDVELAEPYMIEGLPGVGLVGKIAADHLIEALGMTKHADVHCTGLPSVARYEEGDPTLSTPLRLYANDAGDLLVLQSDIPVSPDAATEIANCIQGWFDEEGVTPVYLSGIPREKDAEPPELYGICAGDGGRLLSEVDIGDPTETGIVTGPTGAMLAHAVEHDTTAVGFVVESDPQFPDPEAARIVITEGIEPLTGMEFPVDDLVDRADEIRQAKEQLAQQMQGGGEESTQVQPLRMYQ; this comes from the coding sequence ATGGCACACGTTCGAATCCTCGAGAACGACGTCGAACTGGCGGAACCGTACATGATCGAGGGGCTTCCGGGCGTTGGACTGGTCGGCAAGATCGCTGCCGACCACCTGATCGAGGCGCTCGGAATGACCAAACACGCGGACGTCCACTGTACCGGACTTCCGTCCGTCGCTCGATACGAGGAAGGGGACCCGACGCTCTCGACACCGCTCAGACTGTACGCAAATGATGCCGGCGACCTGCTCGTGCTGCAAAGCGACATCCCGGTTTCGCCGGACGCGGCGACGGAGATCGCAAACTGCATCCAGGGCTGGTTCGACGAGGAGGGCGTCACTCCAGTGTATCTCTCGGGCATCCCGCGGGAAAAGGACGCCGAACCGCCGGAGCTGTACGGGATCTGTGCGGGGGACGGCGGACGGCTGCTCTCGGAGGTCGACATCGGCGACCCGACCGAAACCGGGATCGTGACCGGGCCGACAGGGGCGATGCTGGCTCACGCGGTCGAACACGACACGACCGCGGTCGGGTTCGTCGTCGAATCGGACCCGCAGTTCCCCGATCCGGAGGCTGCCCGGATCGTCATCACGGAGGGGATCGAACCGCTGACGGGGATGGAGTTTCCCGTCGACGACCTCGTCGATCGCGCAGACGAGATCAGACAGGCGAAAGAACAGCTCGCACAGCAGATGCAGGGCGGCGGCGAGGAGAGCACCCAGGTGCAGCCGCTTCGAATGTACCAGTAG
- a CDS encoding RsmB/NOP family class I SAM-dependent RNA methyltransferase — protein MNPLERYEPLVDDPAAFRAACDRPLPSVVRVNTIKATVERARQGLDSEGVEYDPADWHEGLFRLDGHSPGRNWAYVHGWLHGQEEVSVLPGVALAPEPGERVLDLCAAPGSKTSQLAAAMDDRGTLVANDNNLGRLSALRHNCERLGVTNVAVTNQDGRNFSVKPFGFETFDRVLVDVPCSCEGTCRKNPDVLEEWSLDHVESIAGIQKGLLRRAVQLTAPGGRVVYSTCTFAPEENEAVVDHVLELEPCRVEPVDLPLVTAEGVTEWKGETYDERVRDTHRVYPHHNDTGGFYCATLEVTG, from the coding sequence ATGAACCCACTCGAGCGGTACGAACCGCTCGTCGACGACCCGGCGGCGTTCCGGGCCGCCTGTGACCGTCCGCTCCCGTCGGTCGTCCGCGTCAACACGATCAAGGCGACCGTCGAACGAGCCCGGCAGGGGCTCGACTCCGAGGGCGTCGAGTACGACCCCGCCGACTGGCACGAGGGACTGTTCCGGCTCGACGGGCACAGCCCCGGGCGCAACTGGGCGTACGTCCACGGCTGGCTCCACGGCCAGGAGGAGGTGTCGGTGTTGCCCGGCGTTGCACTCGCCCCCGAACCCGGCGAACGCGTACTCGACCTCTGTGCGGCCCCGGGGAGCAAGACGAGCCAGCTCGCGGCCGCGATGGACGACCGCGGAACGCTGGTCGCCAACGACAACAACCTGGGCCGGCTCTCGGCGCTCCGGCACAACTGCGAGCGCCTCGGCGTCACCAACGTGGCGGTGACGAACCAGGACGGGCGGAACTTCTCGGTGAAACCGTTCGGCTTCGAAACGTTCGACCGGGTTCTCGTCGACGTCCCCTGCTCGTGTGAGGGGACGTGTCGAAAGAACCCGGACGTCCTCGAGGAGTGGTCGCTCGATCACGTGGAGTCGATCGCCGGAATCCAGAAGGGGCTGCTCCGGCGGGCGGTCCAGCTGACTGCGCCGGGCGGTCGAGTCGTCTACTCGACGTGTACCTTCGCCCCCGAGGAGAACGAAGCCGTCGTCGATCACGTACTCGAACTCGAACCGTGTCGGGTCGAGCCCGTCGACCTGCCGCTCGTGACTGCCGAGGGCGTCACCGAATGGAAGGGGGAAACGTACGACGAACGCGTCCGGGACACCCACCGCGTGTACCCTCACCACAACGACACCGGCGGCTTCTACTGTGCGACCCTGGAGGTGACGGGATGA